TGTGGATATATATTCtgtaagcattttatttattcatttagcatagaatggttgaggttggaagggaccttaaagatcatcctgCTTTAAGCTAATCACAAATCAAAACTTCTCTGCAATGTGAAGAAATTCCTTcactgaggcttttttttttgcttttttatttttggctcTTTCTGTCCCTACACAATAGGAGGCTTTAAAGCAGTGAAAATTTGAAGTTTTGCTGCTCATAAGACATCTCCAGTTTCAGATTCTTTTTGTTAGGTGTTGGGAATTCAAACCTCTAGATAAAAACTTTATGAAATGTTTCCTGCTTTAAGACATCCTGGAAGGAAATTCCTCCATTTCTCCCCATTCTTTGAGTTTATACCACGTCGAGTGGCATGAAGCTCCAGGGGAGATAAGGAGATGCACATGTTAGGTTGTTGGTCTCATCTGAGCCagggtgtttttctttaatatattcAGATTTCCCTAACCTCTGGGGTGGCAAAGTTCAGTCCTCATTTGGTAAAACCCATCTTTTCTTTGGTGTCAGCCATGTTCAAAAGTTGAGGGGGGAAACAGAGAAGTTCTTTGGGATTCAGgagaacagcaaaacaaaggagatggctgagaggaggaagcagctctgcaggagggagggagttGCATTCCCTCAGCCCTGTCCAAGCTCTgagccttcctcctgctgccaccaacTCACCTCACTTCTTGGTGTGTGTTTCAGGTCCACCCTCATCCATCAACCATGACTTTCTACGGGGACTTCTATAACAATGGACGCTACTCCCTCTATGGCTATGGAGACCTCTATGGCTTCGGGGGCCTGAATGGCTACAATGGCTACAGATTTGGGGGCCTGAATGGCTACTATGGGAGCCCCTACGGCTACCGAAGCTTCGGGAACCTGTACGGGAGCAGAGGCTTGCTTGGTTATGGGGGCTTCTATGGGTCTGGGGACCGGTATGGCCTTGGGTATGGCCTGGGTTCTTATTTTGGCAACAGATACTTCTACTGAAGCTGTTCTCCGTGCTGAGCCAGCAGAAAGACCAACCAAGGAATGAAATGAAGGACACGGACTCACAGCTGAGCTCTCGGTGCTGAGAAACGCTGAGTACCCACACCTCTGGCTCAGGGCAGGGGGACCTGTGGGTGCCAGGCTGTGTGAGACTACCCCAAATGTAACCTCTCTAATAGCTTCTCTTTCTTCAACTACTACTCTAAAGGGCAACTTGAATTACAGCAAGCGCTGA
This sequence is a window from Apus apus isolate bApuApu2 chromosome 27, bApuApu2.pri.cur, whole genome shotgun sequence. Protein-coding genes within it:
- the LOC127394886 gene encoding keratin-associated protein 19-2-like; amino-acid sequence: MTFYGDFYNNGRYSLYGYGDLYGFGGLNGYNGYRFGGLNGYYGSPYGYRSFGNLYGSRGLLGYGGFYGSGDRYGLGYGLGSYFGNRYFY